A window of Methanolobus sediminis contains these coding sequences:
- a CDS encoding PstS family phosphate ABC transporter substrate-binding protein yields MLIIAAAFIGIGCVDNGDTTTEDTAADDAATGATGSIMIKGSDTVLPLSQAEAEEFMIENPDADITVIGGGSGVGIAALVDGEVDIAMASRQIKDSEIENAEANGIYPVEQVIAWDGIAVVVNPENPVTELTFDQLKAIYNGSISNWADVGGDDLEITVITRDSSSGTYAYFKEEVLLDEEYRADALVQPATGAIVQEVGQNTGAIGYIGYAYLDDTVTALALDGGDGFVEATPENIMAGNYPLARPLHYYTDGEPTGLTKEYIGYVMSTAGQEIVSDVGYFPVN; encoded by the coding sequence ATGTTAATTATTGCAGCTGCATTCATTGGAATCGGTTGTGTAGATAACGGAGATACAACTACAGAAGACACTGCAGCAGATGATGCAGCTACTGGCGCTACAGGAAGCATTATGATCAAAGGATCAGACACAGTACTTCCACTTTCACAGGCAGAAGCTGAAGAATTCATGATTGAAAACCCTGACGCAGACATCACAGTCATTGGCGGAGGATCAGGTGTTGGAATTGCAGCACTCGTTGATGGCGAAGTCGATATTGCAATGGCTTCAAGACAGATCAAGGACTCAGAAATTGAAAATGCAGAAGCTAACGGCATTTACCCTGTAGAACAGGTAATTGCATGGGATGGAATTGCAGTAGTCGTAAACCCTGAAAACCCAGTAACTGAACTCACTTTTGACCAGCTCAAGGCAATCTACAACGGTAGCATAAGCAATTGGGCAGATGTCGGCGGTGATGACCTTGAAATCACAGTAATCACCCGTGACAGCAGCTCTGGAACATATGCATACTTCAAGGAAGAAGTACTCCTTGATGAAGAATACCGTGCTGATGCACTTGTACAGCCAGCAACCGGTGCAATCGTGCAGGAAGTAGGACAGAACACAGGAGCAATCGGCTACATAGGTTATGCATACCTTGATGACACAGTCACAGCACTTGCACTTGATGGCGGAGATGGCTTTGTAGAAGCTACCCCAGAGAATATCATGGCAGGAAACTACCCACTTGCAAGACCTCTCCACTACTACACAGATGGTGAGCCAACAGGACTTACAAAAGAATACATAGGCTATGTGATGAGTACTGCAGGACAGGAAATAGTATCTGACGTAGGATACTTCCCAGTAAACTAA
- a CDS encoding DUF1614 domain-containing protein, whose translation MRGYINSSEIRTYTAFVLILLPTAALCYKGHIALGTISSFALMIILFAMLLGSIVDIPLFTTRSKKPEQLFRYAPILEDIYSVPVVKELNIGKDRVFNTTITANLGGAIIPALATIYLLLTQPNNTALEIMLIVVVAVSLLSEMMGGIGLIIPDYIGLIALPFSLIVSPENAASVTFIAGVGGILTGNIISVLTFNKEKTGSAFISIGGAGTFKAIYLTTIVASLLSFFVH comes from the coding sequence ATGAGAGGATATATCAACAGTTCCGAGATTAGGACATACACAGCTTTTGTACTGATTCTACTCCCAACAGCAGCCCTTTGTTATAAAGGACACATTGCACTGGGAACAATAAGTTCCTTTGCACTGATGATTATCCTTTTTGCCATGCTTCTTGGATCCATCGTTGATATCCCGTTGTTCACAACAAGATCCAAAAAACCTGAACAACTGTTCAGATATGCACCAATCCTTGAAGATATATATTCAGTGCCTGTCGTAAAAGAACTAAACATCGGAAAGGACAGGGTTTTCAATACAACAATAACCGCGAACCTTGGCGGTGCAATTATTCCTGCACTTGCAACAATATACCTCTTGCTGACACAACCAAACAACACAGCGCTGGAAATTATGCTCATTGTCGTAGTTGCAGTTAGCCTTCTTTCAGAAATGATGGGAGGAATCGGCCTCATAATCCCGGATTATATAGGCCTTATAGCATTACCATTCTCACTGATAGTTTCTCCCGAAAATGCCGCATCGGTCACATTCATTGCAGGAGTTGGCGGGATACTTACCGGAAATATAATCTCAGTACTCACGTTCAACAAAGAAAAAACAGGTAGCGCCTTTATCAGCATAGGCGGTGCCGGTACCTTTAAAGCAATATACCTGACAACAATTGTTGCCAGTTTATTATCATTCTTCGTCCATTGA
- a CDS encoding RAD55 family ATPase, producing MKTKFPIHTTLSADAIKVLERYEKELGAKNVVLEKALLNLDSTRFKAKLDTQNIDRIIKRVPTGIPGLDDFLEGGFPKGFAVVVTGPPGTGKTTFSMQYLIEGVKNGERCIFFSFEERAQQLVQHFARFGWDVGKFIDDGYLEIFGISMLTSEEMMEIIDSHKPERVVFDSMNILTAPSDFRTSSSWRGLHRLLKKNQTTAILVTEKSHGIEVKEYDDFDFLGDGVIFLDFIQTNDIDTTPMPVMAVQKMRATRLDHTPQPFRFTNNGIAKYRALNLPSKVLQDRIEKRRAERLEMSMDEE from the coding sequence ATGAAAACCAAATTCCCTATTCATACTACGTTGAGCGCAGACGCTATTAAGGTTCTTGAGCGATACGAGAAAGAACTTGGTGCAAAGAATGTTGTGCTTGAAAAGGCACTTCTCAATCTTGATTCTACACGTTTCAAGGCCAAACTTGATACTCAGAATATTGACCGTATCATCAAGAGAGTCCCAACTGGGATACCAGGATTGGATGATTTTCTGGAGGGTGGATTTCCCAAAGGGTTCGCCGTCGTTGTGACTGGTCCTCCCGGTACTGGCAAGACTACTTTTTCAATGCAGTATCTCATAGAGGGGGTAAAGAATGGTGAACGATGTATCTTTTTCTCATTTGAGGAGAGGGCGCAGCAATTAGTTCAGCATTTTGCAAGATTTGGGTGGGATGTTGGTAAGTTCATCGATGATGGCTATCTTGAAATATTCGGAATCTCTATGCTGACATCAGAAGAGATGATGGAGATAATTGATTCCCATAAACCTGAAAGGGTTGTTTTTGATTCAATGAATATCCTTACGGCACCAAGTGATTTCAGAACATCATCTTCGTGGCGTGGACTTCATCGTTTGCTAAAGAAGAATCAGACTACTGCTATTCTTGTTACTGAGAAATCCCATGGGATAGAAGTCAAGGAGTATGACGACTTTGATTTCCTTGGAGATGGTGTTATTTTCCTTGACTTCATTCAGACAAATGATATTGATACAACTCCAATGCCTGTGATGGCAGTTCAGAAAATGAGGGCAACACGTTTGGATCATACGCCTCAGCCATTCAGGTTCACAAACAATGGCATAGCCAAATACAGGGCTCTCAACCTTCCTTCAAAGGTTCTGCAGGACAGAATTGAAAAGCGTAGGGCTGAGAGGCTTGAAATGTCAATGGACGAAGAATGA
- the pstA gene encoding phosphate ABC transporter permease PstA has product MFSNAKTNEKIAFGLLKLATGLVVLFVLVILYYIVSNGYSALSIEFITEMPRHRMTEGGIYPAIIGTTYLIIGSIAVALPLGMLSAIYLTEYAKPGKTTWAIEMAISNLAGTPSVVFGLFGLAMFVKYLDFGPSILSASLTLALLILPVIIRASQEALLTVPKEYREASLALGVTKWETIRRVVLPAAIPGMITGAILSIGRVAGETAPILLTGAAYFLPRLPDSIYSQFMALPYHLYVLATSGTNITQTRPIQYGTALILLIIVLSVNVVAVTVRSHYRKKLKR; this is encoded by the coding sequence ATGTTTTCCAATGCAAAAACAAATGAAAAAATAGCCTTCGGGTTATTGAAATTAGCAACGGGACTGGTTGTTCTCTTTGTACTGGTAATCCTTTATTACATAGTATCCAACGGATACAGTGCCTTAAGTATCGAGTTCATTACTGAAATGCCAAGGCATAGAATGACAGAAGGTGGAATATACCCTGCCATAATAGGTACAACATACCTCATTATAGGATCAATAGCTGTTGCACTGCCACTTGGAATGCTTTCTGCTATTTACCTAACAGAATATGCAAAACCCGGGAAAACAACCTGGGCAATTGAAATGGCCATCAGCAACCTTGCTGGAACACCATCCGTCGTTTTCGGACTGTTCGGACTTGCAATGTTTGTAAAGTATCTTGACTTTGGCCCCTCAATCCTTTCTGCATCCCTGACACTTGCACTGCTGATACTTCCAGTGATAATCAGAGCTAGCCAGGAAGCGCTTCTCACAGTACCAAAAGAATACAGGGAAGCATCACTTGCACTTGGAGTTACCAAGTGGGAAACTATCAGAAGAGTAGTTCTTCCAGCTGCAATCCCTGGAATGATAACCGGAGCAATCCTCAGTATCGGAAGAGTTGCAGGCGAAACTGCACCAATCCTGCTTACAGGAGCAGCATATTTCCTGCCAAGACTCCCAGATTCAATTTATTCACAATTTATGGCACTGCCATACCACCTTTATGTGCTTGCAACGTCGGGCACCAACATTACCCAGACCAGACCAATACAATACGGTACAGCCTTGATACTGCTAATAATCGTACTAAGTGTGAACGTCGTTGCGGTAACTGTAAGATCACACTACAGAAAAAAGCTCAAAAGATAA
- the phoU gene encoding phosphate signaling complex protein PhoU codes for MTRDLFQQNMGTLKGYIIEMGNLSNEAILGSIQVLKTHDPELADLIYQGDEIIDDYELKVEKCTTQLIARQNPTAGDMRLIISCFKIAIDLERMSDLAVDIANVAKCMEKEHTEHLDNILKMAEICDEMLQQTIKAFETLDHELAASTALKDEEVDKLFYGTQNRLIESMMGDKALITNASHLLLVLRYLERFGDHSCNICESIVYMATGQRVNLN; via the coding sequence ATGACAAGGGACTTATTTCAGCAAAATATGGGAACGCTTAAAGGATACATTATTGAAATGGGAAATTTATCCAATGAGGCAATACTCGGATCAATACAGGTACTCAAAACACATGATCCTGAACTTGCAGACCTGATTTACCAGGGTGATGAGATAATTGACGACTATGAACTGAAAGTCGAAAAATGTACGACACAACTGATAGCACGCCAGAATCCAACAGCCGGAGATATGAGACTAATAATTTCCTGCTTCAAGATAGCTATTGATCTGGAGAGAATGAGTGACCTTGCTGTGGATATTGCTAACGTTGCCAAATGTATGGAAAAAGAACATACAGAGCACCTGGACAATATTCTGAAAATGGCTGAAATATGTGATGAGATGCTACAACAGACAATCAAGGCCTTTGAGACACTTGACCATGAACTGGCAGCATCTACAGCCTTAAAAGACGAAGAAGTTGATAAACTATTTTATGGAACACAAAACAGGCTTATTGAATCGATGATGGGCGATAAAGCACTCATTACCAATGCATCACACCTCCTACTGGTACTCCGCTACCTTGAGAGGTTTGGAGACCA
- the pstB gene encoding phosphate ABC transporter ATP-binding protein PstB, protein MPEIYDNGTEIEVKNLNLWYGDNHALHDISIDIPKNSVTAFIGPSGCGKSTFLRCLNRMNDLIPSCRIEGNVNISGEDIYTKGTDVVDLRKKVGMVFQKPNPFPMSIFDNISYGPKIHGFSKKEMPAIVENALKSGALWEEISDRLDASALDLSGGQQQRLCIARTLAVKPEVILFDEPCSALDPISTSKIEDLILELKKDYTIVIVTHNMQQAARISDYTAFFLLGDLIEFGKTNQIFENPQKKETEDYITGRFG, encoded by the coding sequence ATGCCAGAAATTTATGACAACGGGACCGAAATTGAGGTAAAGAACCTTAACCTCTGGTATGGAGATAACCATGCGCTCCATGACATATCAATCGATATCCCAAAGAATAGTGTAACCGCTTTTATTGGCCCATCCGGATGTGGAAAATCCACGTTCCTCAGATGCCTTAACAGGATGAATGATCTTATTCCCAGTTGCAGGATAGAAGGTAATGTCAATATTAGTGGAGAGGACATATACACAAAGGGTACAGATGTTGTAGATCTCAGAAAAAAAGTAGGAATGGTTTTCCAGAAACCAAATCCATTCCCAATGTCAATTTTTGACAACATTTCCTATGGACCAAAGATTCATGGTTTTAGCAAAAAAGAGATGCCAGCAATAGTTGAAAACGCCCTCAAATCAGGAGCACTCTGGGAAGAGATATCAGACAGGCTTGATGCTTCTGCACTTGACCTTAGTGGTGGTCAGCAACAGAGATTGTGTATCGCAAGGACACTTGCAGTTAAACCGGAAGTGATACTTTTCGACGAACCTTGTAGTGCACTTGACCCAATATCCACAAGCAAGATCGAAGATCTCATCCTTGAGCTGAAAAAAGATTACACAATTGTCATTGTAACACATAATATGCAACAGGCTGCCAGGATATCAGACTACACAGCATTCTTCCTGCTGGGCGACCTGATAGAATTTGGTAAAACAAACCAGATTTTTGAAAATCCTCAGAAAAAAGAAACAGAAGATTATATCACTGGCAGATTCGGGTGA
- a CDS encoding serine protein kinase RIO: MKKEVTSKVKRIDTEVDKSRMRRKDTDTLKVKENVFDEPTLKTLYTLSNKGIIEAIGGSISTGKEANVFLAEDAEKDIAVKIYRISSSTFNSMEDYILGDPRFRNVRHSKRDIIFAWTKKEQRNLVRAKEAGLKVPEPIVAERNILVMEFMGEEGIPYPQLKDYKMEKEAAKEAFNTIINYIDLLYNEANLVHGDLSEYNILIIPETDEPVFIDMGQSVTREHPRSIEFLIRDIENIVRYFKKYSINEDPHQLYTSIRNKEAKNEENDL, encoded by the coding sequence ATGAAAAAAGAAGTTACAAGCAAAGTAAAACGCATTGATACCGAAGTCGATAAATCAAGGATGAGACGCAAAGACACTGACACTCTTAAAGTAAAAGAGAATGTCTTTGACGAACCAACCTTAAAGACCCTTTATACATTATCTAATAAAGGAATAATAGAAGCAATTGGAGGATCCATCAGCACAGGAAAAGAAGCAAATGTATTCCTTGCTGAAGATGCTGAAAAAGACATAGCTGTGAAGATATACAGAATATCTTCAAGCACCTTCAATTCAATGGAGGACTACATCCTCGGAGACCCGCGTTTCAGAAACGTGAGACATTCGAAACGCGACATAATATTTGCATGGACAAAAAAAGAACAAAGAAACCTAGTACGTGCAAAAGAAGCGGGTCTTAAAGTACCTGAACCCATTGTGGCAGAACGCAACATCCTAGTAATGGAATTTATGGGAGAGGAAGGAATACCCTACCCACAATTAAAAGACTATAAGATGGAAAAAGAGGCTGCAAAGGAAGCATTCAATACAATCATCAATTACATTGATCTCCTGTACAACGAAGCAAACCTGGTTCATGGAGATCTGAGCGAGTATAACATACTCATAATACCTGAAACAGACGAACCCGTATTCATAGATATGGGCCAGTCAGTTACCAGGGAACATCCGCGATCAATAGAATTCCTGATAAGAGATATCGAGAACATAGTACGCTATTTCAAAAAATATAGCATTAACGAAGATCCACACCAGCTGTATACATCGATCAGGAACAAAGAAGCTAAAAACGAAGAAAATGACCTATAA
- a CDS encoding dihydroorotase, translated as MSDILIKNTKVFVNNYLQPAEVLIEDGKISRIAKEIDVQRLNQVIDAKGSLTLPAGIDVHVHFRDPGLIEKEDWYTGSCSAAAGGITTVIDHPNTIPPTIDKKTFKDKLKIANRNSIVDFGLYGGVTGNIEKLPELWKSGATAFGEIFMAESTGALNIDEKCLDEALGVLKQLDALPCIHAEDDKIRLECEAFLKDDYAPDSHSRARPNYCEALAVEKAIKLIRKNGIKAHFCHISAMESVGLLRKERYLDSKEGIAPSITSEAAPHHLFLSTKDWDRLGSFGRMNPPLRDRRSVKMLLNSLNDGTIDVVASDHAPHTEAEKDVDIKSAPSGVPGVETLIPLMLVAVKRNLLPLGRMIDVTSKNPARIFGLDRFLKGNFAEGYDADIIIVDHSKVTEIKGDELHSKAGWTPYEGMDGIFPEYTIARGELVWDGDLIAPRGRGNFLPGRGFTSGDSE; from the coding sequence ATGTCTGATATTCTTATCAAGAACACCAAAGTCTTTGTCAACAATTATCTTCAACCTGCAGAGGTTCTTATTGAGGATGGAAAGATATCCCGTATTGCAAAAGAGATAGATGTTCAGCGGTTGAACCAGGTCATTGATGCCAAGGGTTCACTTACCCTTCCTGCTGGTATTGATGTCCATGTCCATTTCCGTGACCCTGGCTTGATTGAAAAAGAAGACTGGTATACAGGATCCTGCTCTGCCGCAGCTGGTGGGATCACTACTGTTATCGACCACCCTAATACTATCCCTCCGACTATTGATAAGAAGACATTCAAGGACAAGCTTAAGATCGCAAATCGTAATTCTATAGTTGATTTCGGACTATATGGTGGAGTGACTGGGAATATTGAAAAACTTCCGGAGTTATGGAAGAGTGGCGCCACTGCATTTGGTGAGATCTTCATGGCAGAATCTACTGGTGCTCTCAATATTGATGAAAAATGTCTTGATGAAGCACTGGGTGTGCTGAAGCAGCTTGATGCGCTTCCATGTATTCATGCGGAAGATGATAAGATCAGGCTGGAATGCGAGGCTTTCCTTAAGGATGACTATGCTCCGGATTCTCACTCCCGCGCACGTCCTAATTATTGTGAGGCACTTGCCGTTGAGAAGGCAATCAAGCTGATAAGAAAAAATGGGATAAAGGCACATTTCTGTCACATAAGTGCCATGGAATCAGTTGGTCTTCTGCGCAAGGAACGCTATCTTGATTCTAAAGAGGGCATTGCTCCCTCAATTACAAGTGAAGCTGCGCCGCATCATCTGTTCCTTTCAACCAAAGACTGGGATCGTCTTGGTTCATTTGGCCGGATGAATCCGCCTCTGAGGGATCGCAGAAGTGTAAAGATGTTGCTGAATTCCTTAAATGATGGCACCATTGATGTAGTTGCATCGGATCATGCACCACATACTGAGGCTGAAAAAGATGTGGATATCAAGAGTGCACCTTCCGGAGTTCCGGGTGTTGAGACTCTGATCCCGTTGATGCTTGTTGCAGTAAAAAGGAATCTTCTGCCGCTGGGGCGCATGATTGATGTGACAAGTAAGAATCCTGCAAGGATATTTGGCCTAGATCGGTTCTTAAAAGGTAATTTTGCAGAAGGGTATGATGCTGATATCATTATAGTTGATCATTCCAAGGTTACTGAGATCAAGGGTGATGAGCTCCATAGCAAGGCAGGATGGACTCCTTATGAAGGTATGGATGGTATTTTCCCGGAATATACTATTGCCCGTGGTGAACTTGTGTGGGATGGTGACCTGATTGCACCAAGGGGTCGAGGAAATTTCCTTCCGGGCAGAGGTTTTACATCAGGTGACTCTGAATAG
- the pstC gene encoding phosphate ABC transporter permease subunit PstC, translating to MLNRYLKEKGIESLLFASGAVAVVVLFLLCIFLFRDGVLLFENYPVTSFLTDTKWFPTADPEHFGLLPLFLGSLIVTVGAILFSVPLGLAAAIYISELANPKVANFLKPITEILAGIPSVVYGFFGLVILVPIVQKTLGLPTGQTALTGSIMLGIMALPTIISISEDAISAVPRSIKEGSLALGSTRWQTIYKVTVPAALSGISAAVMLGIGRAIGETMTVMMVTGNSAVIPGFPSGLFEPVRTMTATIALEMGEVPQGSDHFHALFAIGSVLFITTFIINIIANYIKRRYRFDL from the coding sequence ATGTTAAATAGATACCTGAAGGAAAAGGGCATTGAGTCACTCCTCTTTGCATCCGGGGCAGTGGCAGTTGTTGTCCTTTTCCTCCTTTGTATATTTTTATTCCGCGATGGAGTATTATTATTTGAAAATTATCCGGTCACTAGTTTTTTAACCGACACTAAATGGTTCCCAACAGCGGACCCGGAACATTTCGGACTACTGCCACTGTTCCTTGGATCATTGATAGTAACTGTTGGAGCAATATTATTCTCAGTTCCACTTGGACTGGCAGCAGCAATATATATTTCAGAACTTGCTAATCCCAAAGTTGCCAATTTCCTTAAACCAATCACAGAAATACTTGCAGGAATCCCATCTGTGGTCTACGGTTTCTTTGGTCTTGTTATACTAGTACCAATTGTACAGAAGACACTGGGACTCCCAACTGGCCAGACGGCACTTACAGGTTCGATCATGTTAGGCATTATGGCTTTGCCTACGATCATATCCATTTCAGAAGATGCTATTAGTGCAGTCCCAAGATCTATCAAAGAAGGATCACTTGCACTGGGCTCCACAAGATGGCAAACAATATACAAAGTAACAGTTCCTGCAGCTCTTTCAGGAATATCTGCAGCTGTTATGCTTGGAATTGGAAGAGCGATTGGCGAAACAATGACCGTAATGATGGTCACAGGAAACTCAGCCGTAATACCAGGATTTCCCTCTGGCCTTTTTGAACCAGTCAGAACAATGACAGCAACAATCGCCCTTGAGATGGGAGAAGTCCCACAGGGAAGCGATCACTTTCATGCACTCTTTGCAATCGGTTCTGTACTTTTCATTACTACATTCATAATCAACATCATAGCCAACTATATAAAAAGGAGATATAGGTTCGACCTGTGA
- a CDS encoding KH domain-containing protein: MTHIKVPKDRVGAIIGPKGRVKQIIEEKSTASLDIDSEEGTVEIIPGDDPVGAMKAEDVINAIARGFNPDKTFTMFDDDMLMLEVIDLSKHTGTQKELLRLKGRIIGKGGKTREITERLIGVKMSVYGKTVSVIGTPEQNQIARTAIEMLIEGANHGSVYSYLEKKRQELLQSQLDYY, from the coding sequence ATGACACATATCAAAGTTCCTAAAGACAGAGTTGGCGCAATAATCGGACCAAAAGGTCGCGTCAAACAGATAATAGAAGAGAAATCAACAGCAAGTCTGGATATTGACAGTGAAGAAGGAACTGTAGAGATCATACCAGGAGATGACCCGGTCGGAGCTATGAAAGCGGAGGATGTGATCAATGCAATTGCAAGAGGATTCAATCCTGACAAAACATTCACAATGTTCGATGATGACATGCTGATGCTTGAAGTCATTGACCTTTCAAAACATACAGGAACGCAAAAAGAACTGTTGCGCCTTAAAGGAAGGATCATAGGAAAAGGCGGCAAGACACGTGAAATAACTGAAAGGCTGATAGGCGTGAAAATGTCAGTCTATGGAAAGACAGTTAGCGTGATTGGCACTCCTGAACAAAATCAAATAGCCAGAACCGCAATTGAGATGCTCATTGAAGGAGCGAATCACGGAAGTGTTTACAGCTACTTGGAAAAGAAAAGACAGGAACTACTCCAGTCACAGCTTGATTACTATTAA